GGACCTGACACCCATCGAGAACCTATTCAGGAAATCGATTCCCAACCGACGTGCAGCTTGTTTTTTCATCGGCGCACACGATCGCATCACCGGCAAGCGAAACTGGGTAATCGCTCCCTCGTTCCACATTGTTGTTCGTAAATGACAATCCGCTTGTTGCGGAGGCATAGAGCAAGGGATAGAATATCGCGCGGATCGAATTGTCGTGAATGCGGACATTCGAATGGAAGCATGCCCTTGTCGGCGAAGGGATACGCGGCGTACACTGGAACAGTCCACGCCCCCATACGCCGTAATTGCATTGGTCGAAAACATTCTCGCGTATCTCCACATCTTCGACCGGACCGGATTCGAACCAGAAATTCGTATCCCCCTCGAAGAGCACGGCGGCTCCGGGCACATGGAAGTTGTTCTTTTCGACGATCACCTTGCCGAGCGTGCTGATAAGAAGTCCGCGGGCACGGTTATTCCTGAACGTACAGCCTTTGATATGCACATCGATGTCATGGTTCTCTTTCATGAGTGAAAGATGTTCCCACGGGAGGTCGGGCAATGTCTCATGGAACGTCATCGCATACGCCGCGGCATTGATCATCGTGACCTCGGCGACCCGGGCGGCTCTAGCCTTCACCATGGTGCGCGTGTCGTAGAACGCGGCGGTATCGCCGGGGGAGAGCATCATGCATCCGTACTGCTGATGATGCCCGATGCCGGCAATGAGCGATCGGCCGGTGAGCTTCTGACGCACCGTGTAATATATGCCGTGTATGTTCGACGGGTCATCCATCTGATTCTCGAAGAGGCAGTCGTACATGCGTATCGACCCGCCGCAGTCGACAAAGTGCGTTGCATCCGCATGCGTGGAGAACACGCGGCCGGACCCGGGGCGCCGCATGACCGATACATGGGAGAGCGTGATATCGTTCGTCGCCTGCATGATGACGCCCATGGCACCGGCGTGATAGATCGCGATGTTCTCGAGCGTTACCGCTCTGCTGTCGGCGACGGCGAGAGCGGGCGCTATACGCCCCTGATGTGAAAGCACGAGCATATGCCCCGGCGACGGGAGCCCGTTGTACGCAGCGAAAAGCCGTACGCGGCGGTCATCGATCTTTTCTGCGCGGTGATGATCGCGGAAGGCATAGTGATCGTTCGCACGGAACGCGGTCTCAGCGCGCACCGGATCGAACGCAAGCGCGATATGCGGATGCTCGGAGCGGTAATGATCACCGATAAAATAGAGACTGCTGTTGCGTATCTCAAAGGGCGTATCGAGAGCGAAGAAAAGATCGACATAGCCTTCACCGGCTGCCTCAACGAGCCCCTGACTCAGGAAGGGACGGTCCCAGTCAATGCATATGTTCTTGATGGTAATATCGCCTGCATTGCTCACGTAGAACGGTGTTACTGCGCCGTGCATGACAAGCTCGGCTCCATTGCCTTCGACGACGACGTGCTTCGCGTCAGTAAGATCGACGAGTATGCGCTTGAGCCCGGGATCGTTGTTCGAGATGAAGCATTGCCGCTCGGAGAGAAGATCGCCATTCACATGATGCACGCCTTTTTTGAACGTGATATACGTTATGCCGTTCTCTGTCCGTACGTCAGCGATATCATTCCCGGAATTCGGTGTTATCGTCGTTACCATTGAAAGTTCCTCGGCAAACGCATATTGATGTATGCAATTGTCATCCGATTCACCGATAATAGCAAGCGATAAA
The Spirochaetota bacterium DNA segment above includes these coding regions:
- a CDS encoding right-handed parallel beta-helix repeat-containing protein; this encodes MVTTITPNSGNDIADVRTENGITYITFKKGVHHVNGDLLSERQCFISNNDPGLKRILVDLTDAKHVVVEGNGAELVMHGAVTPFYVSNAGDITIKNICIDWDRPFLSQGLVEAAGEGYVDLFFALDTPFEIRNSSLYFIGDHYRSEHPHIALAFDPVRAETAFRANDHYAFRDHHRAEKIDDRRVRLFAAYNGLPSPGHMLVLSHQGRIAPALAVADSRAVTLENIAIYHAGAMGVIMQATNDITLSHVSVMRRPGSGRVFSTHADATHFVDCGGSIRMYDCLFENQMDDPSNIHGIYYTVRQKLTGRSLIAGIGHHQQYGCMMLSPGDTAAFYDTRTMVKARAARVAEVTMINAAAYAMTFHETLPDLPWEHLSLMKENHDIDVHIKGCTFRNNRARGLLISTLGKVIVEKNNFHVPGAAVLFEGDTNFWFESGPVEDVEIRENVFDQCNYGVWGRGLFQCTPRIPSPTRACFHSNVRIHDNSIRAIFYPLLYASATSGLSFTNNNVERGSDYPVSLAGDAIVCADEKTSCTSVGNRFPE